One genomic segment of Aulosira sp. FACHB-615 includes these proteins:
- a CDS encoding universal stress protein, which translates to MFKKILVAVHNTEIGHHVFEQALSLANLTNAELMILQVISPLNDEFLNTSTTEIHSTYTSSQSQNIEYYLGEWGKLKQQGIEFLTLLTNQAIAKGIAAEFTQELGDPGRMICEVAKNCHIDVIVIGRCAKSGLAELFLGSVSNYVLHHAPCSVLTVLNYS; encoded by the coding sequence ATGTTCAAGAAAATTTTAGTAGCTGTTCATAATACAGAAATTGGTCATCATGTTTTTGAACAAGCTTTATCATTAGCAAATTTAACTAATGCTGAGTTAATGATACTGCAAGTAATTTCTCCTTTAAATGATGAATTTCTCAATACTTCAACCACAGAAATACATAGTACTTATACATCATCCCAGAGCCAGAATATAGAATATTATTTAGGAGAATGGGGAAAATTGAAGCAACAAGGTATTGAGTTTTTAACATTATTAACCAATCAAGCGATCGCTAAAGGGATAGCCGCAGAATTTACCCAAGAATTAGGTGATCCTGGTCGCATGATTTGTGAAGTGGCTAAAAATTGCCATATTGATGTCATAGTTATTGGTCGTTGTGCTAAAAGTGGACTTGCGGAATTATTTCTGGGTAGCGTGAGTAATTACGTCTTGCATCATGCACCCTGTTCAGTTTTGACAGTTCTCAATTATTCGTGA